A stretch of Henckelia pumila isolate YLH828 chromosome 4, ASM3356847v2, whole genome shotgun sequence DNA encodes these proteins:
- the LOC140863268 gene encoding transcription initiation factor TFIID subunit 5 isoform X2, protein MDQEEIDKVVLAYLDRRGFKQAGLAFQQEKQQNSKGSDISSTALIDPEIAKQILAFSEVDGPAQYQEGYSKLRSWAYSSLDQYQHELVRVLFPVFIHGFMDLVGKGHISEARVFFNSFRGDHEIIHARDLQKLEGVLSPSHLEEMEFARALRQSKVNMKICQYSYDLLLQYLHKSQSITMLGIINEHINFQVSPGQPSSIADDTEFVALYGSGQDAADLINQKEIHWGLLEDSLEEKLEKNGVSNADSEKADGELREGELEENKKKSVDGGKQASTLKKLKKDKAGSATTKARSESTAVSGAPHVKPELALPVIPPEVEHSILDDLRNRVQLSGGALPSVSFYTFINTHDGLNCASISNDGSLVAGGFSDSSLKVWDMAKLGQPNEFSSLQGENELAPNGQIRSNNAGERPYTLFRGHCGPVHSATFSPFGDFLLSSSSDSTIRLWSMNFNANLVCYKGHNYPVWDVQFSPVGHYFASASHDRTARIWSVERIQPLRIMAGHLSDVDCVRWHSNCNYIATGSSDKTVRLWDVQSGECVRVFVGHRSMILSLAMSSDGRYMASGDEDGTIMMWDLASGRCISPLVGHNSCVWSLSFSCEGSLLASGSADCTVKIWDVAASSKVAKNEENKSGSANRLRSLKTLPTKSTPVYALQFSRRNLLFAAGALSKQS, encoded by the exons ATGGATCAAGAAGAAATAGATAAAGTGGTTCTGGCTTATTTAGACAGAAGGGGCTTTAAGCAAGCTGGCCTCGCTTTTCAACAAGAGAAGCAGCAAAATAGCAAAGGCAGCGACATCTCCTCAACTGCACTAATCGATCCCGAGATTGCCAAGCAAATCCTTGCATTCTCTGA GGTGGATGGTCCTGCACAGTACCAAGAAGGTTACAGCAAACTTCGATCGTGGGCGTATAGTTCATTGGATCAATACCAG CACGAGTTGGTTCGCGTGTTGTTTCCAGTATTTATTCATGGATTTATGGATCTTGTGGGTAAAGGTCACATTTCAGAAG CCAGAGTTTTTTTTAATAGCTTTCGAGGAGACCATGAGATTATCCATGCGCGTGACCTCCAAAAATTAGAGGGTGTTCTTTCTCCATCACATCTGGAG GAAATGGAATTTGCACGTGCCCTAAGACAGAGCAAAGTCAACATGAAGATATGTCAA TACTCATATGATCTACTTCTGCAATATTTACACAAGTCTCAATCAATTACTATGCTTGGAATCATCAATGAGCACATCAACTTCCAAG TTTCTCCCGGACAACCAAGCTCGATTGCTGATGATACTGAATTTGTTGCACTTTATGGAAGTGGCCAGGATGCAGCTGATTTGATAAATCAGAAAGAAATCCATTGGGGG TTGCTTGAAGATTCTTTGGAAGAAAAGTTGGAGAAGAATGGTGTTTCCAATGCGGATTCGGAAAAGGCAGATGGAGAACTGAGGGAAGGGGAACTGGAAGAGAATAAG aaaaaatctGTTGATGGGGGAAAACAAGCCTCGACACTTAAAAAGCTGAAAAAAGACAAGGCTGGCAGTGCAACAACAAAGGCTCGTTCAGAGAGTACTGCTGTATCTGGAGCTCCACATGTCAAACCAGAGCTAGCCTTGCCAGTAAT ACCACCAGAGGTGGAACATTCTATTCTTGATGACTTAAGGAACCGTGTGCAGTTGAGTGGTGGGGCATTGCCTTCCGTCAGCTTTTATACGTTTATCAACACACATGATGG TTTAAATTGTGCTTCGATATCTAATGATGGGTCGTTGGTAGCTGGTGGATTCTCAGACTCATCGTTAAAG GTTTGGGACATGGCAAAGCTTGGGCAACCAAATGAGTTTT CTTCTTTGCAGGGTGAAAATGAGTTAGCTCCCAATGGGCAGATACGTAGCAATAATGCCGGGGAAAGACCATATACCTTATTTCGAGGACATTGTGGACCCGTTCATTCCGCCACATTTAGTCCATTTGGAGATTTTCTTCTATCGTCGTCATCAGATTCAACGA TTCGATTGTGGAGCATGAATTTTAATGCAAATCTTGTTTGCTACAAAGGTCACAATTATCCTGTGTGGGATGTTCAG TTTAGTCCAGTAGGACACTATTTTGCTAGTGCTTCACATGATCGGACGGCAAGGATCTGGTCCGTGGAGAGAATACAGCCTTTACGAATAATGGCAGGTCATTTATCTGATGTAGAT TGTGTGCGATGGCATTCAAATTGCAACTATATAGCAACTGGATCTAGTGACAAAACAGTGCGATTGTGGGACGTCCAGAGTGGAGAATGTGTTAGAGTTTTCGTTGGTCACCGgagtatgattttatctttaGCAATGTCATCTGACGGTCGTTACATGGCATCTGGTGATGAAGATGGCACAATAATGATGTGGGATCTTGCCAGTGGTCGCTGCATTTCCCCTTTAGTTGGTCACAACTCTTGCGTATGGTCACTTTCTTTCAG CTGCGAAGGTTCACTTTTGGCATCTGGTTCTGCCGATTGCACTGTGAAAATATGGGACGTAGCTGCCAGCTCTAAAGTGGCAAAAAATGAAGAAAA CAAAAGTGGAAGCGCCAACAGGCTAAGATCACTGAAGACATTGCCTACCAAATCTACTCCTGTCTATGCTTTGCAG TTC
- the LOC140863268 gene encoding transcription initiation factor TFIID subunit 5 isoform X1, whose amino-acid sequence MDQEEIDKVVLAYLDRRGFKQAGLAFQQEKQQNSKGSDISSTALIDPEIAKQILAFSEVDGPAQYQEGYSKLRSWAYSSLDQYQHELVRVLFPVFIHGFMDLVGKGHISEARVFFNSFRGDHEIIHARDLQKLEGVLSPSHLEEMEFARALRQSKVNMKICQYSYDLLLQYLHKSQSITMLGIINEHINFQVSPGQPSSIADDTEFVALYGSGQDAADLINQKEIHWGLLEDSLEEKLEKNGVSNADSEKADGELREGELEENKKKSVDGGKQASTLKKLKKDKAGSATTKARSESTAVSGAPHVKPELALPVIPPEVEHSILDDLRNRVQLSGGALPSVSFYTFINTHDGLNCASISNDGSLVAGGFSDSSLKVWDMAKLGQPNEFSSLQGENELAPNGQIRSNNAGERPYTLFRGHCGPVHSATFSPFGDFLLSSSSDSTIRLWSMNFNANLVCYKGHNYPVWDVQFSPVGHYFASASHDRTARIWSVERIQPLRIMAGHLSDVDCVRWHSNCNYIATGSSDKTVRLWDVQSGECVRVFVGHRSMILSLAMSSDGRYMASGDEDGTIMMWDLASGRCISPLVGHNSCVWSLSFSCEGSLLASGSADCTVKIWDVAASSKVAKNEENSKSGSANRLRSLKTLPTKSTPVYALQFSRRNLLFAAGALSKQS is encoded by the exons ATGGATCAAGAAGAAATAGATAAAGTGGTTCTGGCTTATTTAGACAGAAGGGGCTTTAAGCAAGCTGGCCTCGCTTTTCAACAAGAGAAGCAGCAAAATAGCAAAGGCAGCGACATCTCCTCAACTGCACTAATCGATCCCGAGATTGCCAAGCAAATCCTTGCATTCTCTGA GGTGGATGGTCCTGCACAGTACCAAGAAGGTTACAGCAAACTTCGATCGTGGGCGTATAGTTCATTGGATCAATACCAG CACGAGTTGGTTCGCGTGTTGTTTCCAGTATTTATTCATGGATTTATGGATCTTGTGGGTAAAGGTCACATTTCAGAAG CCAGAGTTTTTTTTAATAGCTTTCGAGGAGACCATGAGATTATCCATGCGCGTGACCTCCAAAAATTAGAGGGTGTTCTTTCTCCATCACATCTGGAG GAAATGGAATTTGCACGTGCCCTAAGACAGAGCAAAGTCAACATGAAGATATGTCAA TACTCATATGATCTACTTCTGCAATATTTACACAAGTCTCAATCAATTACTATGCTTGGAATCATCAATGAGCACATCAACTTCCAAG TTTCTCCCGGACAACCAAGCTCGATTGCTGATGATACTGAATTTGTTGCACTTTATGGAAGTGGCCAGGATGCAGCTGATTTGATAAATCAGAAAGAAATCCATTGGGGG TTGCTTGAAGATTCTTTGGAAGAAAAGTTGGAGAAGAATGGTGTTTCCAATGCGGATTCGGAAAAGGCAGATGGAGAACTGAGGGAAGGGGAACTGGAAGAGAATAAG aaaaaatctGTTGATGGGGGAAAACAAGCCTCGACACTTAAAAAGCTGAAAAAAGACAAGGCTGGCAGTGCAACAACAAAGGCTCGTTCAGAGAGTACTGCTGTATCTGGAGCTCCACATGTCAAACCAGAGCTAGCCTTGCCAGTAAT ACCACCAGAGGTGGAACATTCTATTCTTGATGACTTAAGGAACCGTGTGCAGTTGAGTGGTGGGGCATTGCCTTCCGTCAGCTTTTATACGTTTATCAACACACATGATGG TTTAAATTGTGCTTCGATATCTAATGATGGGTCGTTGGTAGCTGGTGGATTCTCAGACTCATCGTTAAAG GTTTGGGACATGGCAAAGCTTGGGCAACCAAATGAGTTTT CTTCTTTGCAGGGTGAAAATGAGTTAGCTCCCAATGGGCAGATACGTAGCAATAATGCCGGGGAAAGACCATATACCTTATTTCGAGGACATTGTGGACCCGTTCATTCCGCCACATTTAGTCCATTTGGAGATTTTCTTCTATCGTCGTCATCAGATTCAACGA TTCGATTGTGGAGCATGAATTTTAATGCAAATCTTGTTTGCTACAAAGGTCACAATTATCCTGTGTGGGATGTTCAG TTTAGTCCAGTAGGACACTATTTTGCTAGTGCTTCACATGATCGGACGGCAAGGATCTGGTCCGTGGAGAGAATACAGCCTTTACGAATAATGGCAGGTCATTTATCTGATGTAGAT TGTGTGCGATGGCATTCAAATTGCAACTATATAGCAACTGGATCTAGTGACAAAACAGTGCGATTGTGGGACGTCCAGAGTGGAGAATGTGTTAGAGTTTTCGTTGGTCACCGgagtatgattttatctttaGCAATGTCATCTGACGGTCGTTACATGGCATCTGGTGATGAAGATGGCACAATAATGATGTGGGATCTTGCCAGTGGTCGCTGCATTTCCCCTTTAGTTGGTCACAACTCTTGCGTATGGTCACTTTCTTTCAG CTGCGAAGGTTCACTTTTGGCATCTGGTTCTGCCGATTGCACTGTGAAAATATGGGACGTAGCTGCCAGCTCTAAAGTGGCAAAAAATGAAGAAAA CAGCAAAAGTGGAAGCGCCAACAGGCTAAGATCACTGAAGACATTGCCTACCAAATCTACTCCTGTCTATGCTTTGCAG TTC
- the LOC140863695 gene encoding uncharacterized protein, producing MAKGNDAAAMEIDDQNSSLSDQTNNPKFSINVLQLLKSAQMQHGLRFGDYTRYRRYCGARLRRLYKSLKFTHGRGKYTKRAITVAIVTEVRFLHLVLYTAERAWSHAMEKKTLPDGPNARQRCYLIGRLRKAVKWATLFQELCSIKGDSRTSLEAEAYASYMKGNLLFEQDRHWDIALKSFKSSRAVYEELGKYGDAENQILCRERVEELEPSLRYCMHKIGESNFQTSELVQIGEMEGPALDLFKSKLEAVMAEARSQQAASMTEFHWLGHKFPISNAKTRVSILKAQELEKDINGPTADSLPGEKKLAIFDKIFAAYNEARSCIRNDLATAGNTENMKDDLSGLDKAIGAVLGQRTIERNQMLVSMAKSKLSKSGDDKSEKVTKPEELVRLYDLLIQNTSDLTDLVSSGRDRKTEEVNFAEECELKSSVFQAERCFYLAKSYSSAGKRAEAYALFCRARSLADTALKKLQSSKSVDQVAVKDLKILYDDCRANSCVEHANGVMEEERAPETLSKKISNVSLTKNQNKVEKLLTDKLDSYESAVGDPTTKSIPHIETFPPLFQVVPRNPIVLDLAYNLIDFPSLENRMKKDNKKGFISRLWG from the exons ATGGCGAAGGGAAATGATGCGGCCGCTATGGAGATCGACGATCAGAATTCATCCCTATCTGATCAAACTAATAACCCTAAATTCTCGATTAATg TATTGCAGCTACTGAAATCGGCTCAAATGCAGCATGGATTACGCTTTGGTGATTATACTCGCTACAG GAGGTACTGCGGTGCACGTTTGAGAAGATTGTACAAGTCACTGAAGTTCACTCATGGCCGTGGGAAATATACGAAGAGAGCTATTACGGTAGCTATTGTCACTGAAGTCAG GTTTCTCCATTTGGTTCTGTATACTGCTGAAAGAGCATGGAGCCATGCGATGGAGAAGAAAACGTTGCCGGATGGTCCAAATGCACGTCAAAGGTGTTACCTCATTGGCAGACTGAGGAAGGCAGTGAAATGGGCTACCCTTTTCCAAGAGTTGTGCTCCATCAAGGGAGATTCAAGGACATCTCTTGAAGCAGAG GCCTATGCTTCATATATGAAAGGGAATTTGTTATTTGAACAAGATCGGCACTGGGACATTGCACTGAAGAGTTTCAAAAGCTCCAG AGCGGTTTATGAGGAACTTGGCAAGTATGGGGATGCAGAGAATCAAATCCTTTGCCGCGAGCGGGTTGAGGAGCTTGAGCCTAGTTTACGATATTGCATGCACAAAATTGGGGAGTCGAATTTCCAAACTTCCGAGCTTGTCCAGATAGGAGAAATGGAAGGGCCTGCTCTGGATCTTTTTAAATCCAAACTGGAG GCTGTAATGGCTGAAGCTCGATCTCAGCAGGCCGCATCTATGACAGAATTTCATTGGCTCGGTCACAAATTTCCTATTTctaatgcaaagactcgtgttTCCATCCTGAAAG CCCAAGAGTTGGAGAAAGATATTAATGGTCCGACAGCAGATTCACTTCCCGGGGAGAAAAAGCTTGCCATATTTGACAAAATTTTTGCAGCCTATAATGAAGCCAGGAGCTGCATAAGAAATGACTTG GCTACTGCAGGTAATACCGAGAACATGAAGGATGATCTTAGCGGCCTTGATAAAGCAATTGGTGCTGTTTTAGGACAGCGGACGATTGAACGAAATCAGATGTTGGTGAGCATGGCGAAAAGTAAACTCAGTAAGAGTGGGGATGACAAAAGTGAAAAAGTCACCAAGCCTGAGGAACTTGTCCGGTTGTACGATCTCCTTATACAG AATACCTCCGACCTCACGGATTTGGTTAGTTCGGGAAGAGATAGAAAAACCGAAGAAGTTAACTTTGCCGAGGAATGTGAACTCAAAAGCTCTGTATTCCAAGCCGAAAG GTGCTTTTACTTGGCTAAATCCTACAGTTCGGCTGGAAAGAGGGCAGAAGCATATGCTTTATTCTGCCGAGCTCGATCTCTGGCTGATACCGCTCTTAAGAAGCTTCAGAGTTCAAAAAGTGTTGATCAG GTTGCTGTCAAGGATTTGAAGATTCTTTATGATGATTGTCGAGCCAACAGTTGCGTAGAGCATGCAAATGGGGTTATGGAGGAGGAGAGGGCTCCAGAGACTCTTTCAAAAAAGATTTCTAATGTATCattaaccaaaaatcaaaacaag GTAGAGAAACTGCTCACGGATAAATTGGACTCCTATGAATCGGCAGTTGGCGATCCGACCACAAAGTCAATACCTCACATTGAAACTTTCCCACCTCTCTTTCAAGTGGTTCCCCGTAATCCCATCGTTCTTGATCTCGCCTATAATTTAATCGATTTCCCATCACTCGAAAACCGGATGAAGAAAGACAACAAAAAGGGTTTCATCAGTAGGCTTTGGGGATAA
- the LOC140862058 gene encoding pectinesterase inhibitor 1-like yields MPFSLDHKMIFLLLLEYSIVVVLLHAGLFATTNATLLETECSKANDPEFCLHVFGSDPASRAASSLVALARMGIDKATIHAVKTREDASERWFFSTEPKERNIMGYCVDEYDHALAALKAAPVSLGKKFYIDLYLRAIMRAQTAATNCEQMFISSSLPSPITRANVQFRDFCDILQVVANDLYVGGRFVIMKKLY; encoded by the coding sequence atgccaTTTTCACTTGATCACAAGATGATATTTCTCCTACTCCTAGAATATTCAATAGTTGTTGTTCTTCTTCATGCAGGCTTATTCGCAACAACAAATGCCACACTCCTCGAAACCGAATGCAGCAAAGCTAATGATCCAGAGTTCTGCCTCCACGTATTCGGGTCGGATCCCGCCTCCCGCGCAGCCTCCTCCCTGGTGGCGCTGGCTCGGATGGGAATCGATAAAGCCACCATCCACGCCGTGAAAACCAGGGAAGATGCCAGCGAGCGATGGTTTTTCTCGACGGAGCCGAAAGAGAGGAACATTATGGGCTATTGCGTGGATGAGTACGACCACGCACTGGCGGCGCTGAAGGCGGCGCCGGTTTCCCTGGGGAAAAAATTCTACATCGACCTGTATCTGCGGGCCATCATGAGAGCGCAAACGGCGGCTACGAATTGCGAGCAGATGTTCATCAGCAGCTCTTTGCCGTCTCCGATCACCAGAGCTAACGTGCAGTTTCGGGACTTCTGTGATATTCTTCAGGTGGTGGCTAATGATTTATACGTAGGTGGCCGGTTCGTGATCATGAAGAAATTATATTGA